From Virgibacillus ihumii, the proteins below share one genomic window:
- a CDS encoding RicAFT regulatory complex protein RicA family protein, translating to MAEYTRKQILDEAKSLAEMLSNTEEIDRFKQVEAKINANEKVQKLITKIKALQKQAVNFQAYGKTEALKRVEDEIDRFQAEIDAIPVVQEFKETQIVVNDVLQLVSGTISREVTNNVITSTDGDLLSGETGSKVQNGSGCSH from the coding sequence ATGGCAGAATATACGCGTAAGCAAATACTTGATGAGGCAAAAAGTTTAGCAGAGATGCTTTCTAATACAGAAGAAATTGATCGTTTTAAGCAGGTTGAAGCAAAAATCAACGCAAATGAAAAAGTGCAAAAACTGATTACAAAAATCAAAGCGTTGCAGAAACAGGCGGTCAATTTCCAAGCTTATGGAAAAACGGAGGCATTGAAGCGGGTTGAAGATGAAATTGACCGTTTCCAGGCTGAAATCGATGCGATTCCCGTTGTGCAGGAGTTTAAGGAAACACAAATTGTCGTTAATGATGTTCTGCAGTTGGTTTCGGGAACTATTTCCCGCGAAGTAACCAATAATGTCATTACATCCACAGATGGAGACCTGTTATCAGGTGAAACGGGATCAAAAGTACAAAACGGTTCCGGCTGCAGCCATTAA
- a CDS encoding outer spore coat protein CotE, whose translation MSFLDQEYREIITKAVCGKGRKFTEAKHSVSPSHRPSSILGCWVINHLYNAKKKSKDTVEVNGSYDINIWYSYNDNTKTEVVTERVTYCDYIPLSVKDDHCLSDDYDVIAKVVQQPNCLECEIDNHGNKIEVEIEREFVVEIIGETKVYAKVNPNGIHHDHHDEFRHDVTDDELRDVKPDFLGRKNKD comes from the coding sequence ATGTCATTTCTTGATCAAGAATATAGAGAAATTATTACAAAAGCAGTCTGTGGAAAAGGCCGGAAGTTCACCGAGGCAAAGCATTCTGTTTCACCATCTCATCGCCCGTCAAGCATTCTTGGCTGCTGGGTAATTAATCACTTGTATAATGCAAAGAAAAAGTCGAAGGATACGGTTGAAGTGAATGGAAGCTATGACATTAATATTTGGTATTCCTATAATGACAACACAAAAACGGAAGTTGTAACAGAGCGGGTAACATACTGTGATTATATCCCATTATCGGTCAAAGATGATCACTGTCTCAGCGATGATTATGATGTGATTGCAAAAGTAGTCCAGCAGCCTAATTGCCTGGAATGCGAAATTGATAATCACGGTAATAAAATCGAGGTGGAAATTGAACGTGAATTTGTCGTCGAAATAATCGGTGAAACAAAAGTATATGCTAAGGTGAACCCAAACGGAATTCATCACGATCATCATGATGAATTTAGACATGATGTGACAGATGATGAACTTCGCGATGTAAAACCGGATTTTCTCGGCCGTAAAAATAAAGACTGA
- the mutS gene encoding DNA mismatch repair protein MutS — MAKHTPMMEQYLRIKAENKDAFLFFRLGDFYEMFFDDAIDAARELEITLTKRDGGQQEPIPMCGVPYHSASNYIKNLIDKGYKVAICEQVEDPKTAKGVVKREVVQLITPGTVMESNMLEERDHNYIASLSHFPDGAYVVVYNDLSIGENSIALISQGWDAVIHELYNQPIREMVVSPNLPEELQNQLHNKLNVTLSYQEEVNFKAEYRSLCDNLNDERLVKAFSRLLNYIQYTQKRSLDHLQPARVIELDYYLSLDMYSKRNLELTETIMKKGKHGSLLWVLDKTVTAMGSRMLKKWLERPLLSRQEIERRHDIVDGFYQGFMERDTLRDTLKSVYDLERLAGRVAFGNVNARDLVQLKQSLEKIPEIKGTLRQFEQAYIKELSDKLVFPEHLVSLLDTSLIDDPPISIKEGSIIKTGYNKKLDDYREASRNGKQWIAELEQKEKNETGIKSLKIRYNRVFGYYIEVTRANLHLVPDGRYERKQTLTNAERYITPELKEKEELILEAEEKSVDLEYNLFLEIRDQVKELIPEIQHLADTVSKIDVLQAFATVSEANNYVRPSFDENTLSIKNGRHPVIEQVMTDGSYVPNDIELNQSTNVLLITGPNMSGKSTYMRQLALIAIMGQIGCFVPCDEAQLLLFDQIFTRIGAADDLVSGQSTFMVEMLEANHAIANATENSLILFDEIGRGTSTYDGMALAQSIIEFIHNHIHAKTLFSTHYHELTALEGTLDHLKNIHVRAEEYEGKVVFLHQIQEGAADRSYGIHVAKLAELPDKLITRANNILQELEKSDDSAEEAHPGQLSFFVEENKPESRILNTKQENNVVNELKDLNLFEMTPLDAMNELYRLQKETKK, encoded by the coding sequence ATGGCAAAACACACACCAATGATGGAACAATATCTTAGAATCAAAGCGGAAAATAAAGATGCGTTTTTGTTTTTCCGACTAGGTGATTTTTATGAGATGTTCTTTGACGATGCAATTGATGCTGCACGGGAACTGGAAATTACGCTGACCAAGAGAGACGGCGGGCAGCAGGAACCAATTCCAATGTGTGGTGTTCCATACCACTCCGCATCAAATTACATAAAAAATCTGATTGATAAGGGATATAAAGTTGCCATCTGTGAGCAGGTTGAAGACCCCAAAACAGCTAAAGGCGTTGTGAAAAGGGAAGTGGTCCAGCTAATCACTCCTGGTACAGTAATGGAAAGCAATATGCTTGAAGAGCGTGATCATAACTATATTGCAAGTCTTTCGCACTTTCCGGATGGAGCCTATGTTGTCGTATACAATGATCTGTCAATAGGTGAAAACAGCATTGCCCTGATTTCGCAAGGCTGGGATGCTGTGATTCATGAATTATATAACCAGCCCATCAGGGAGATGGTAGTTTCTCCTAATCTCCCAGAAGAATTGCAAAATCAGCTTCATAATAAGTTGAATGTGACATTATCCTATCAGGAAGAAGTAAATTTTAAAGCTGAATACCGCAGTCTATGCGATAATTTAAATGATGAACGGCTTGTTAAGGCATTCAGCCGGTTGCTTAATTACATCCAGTATACACAGAAGCGATCGCTTGATCATCTGCAGCCTGCAAGGGTAATCGAACTGGATTACTATCTGTCATTGGATATGTATTCCAAACGAAATCTCGAATTGACGGAAACGATCATGAAAAAAGGTAAGCATGGAAGTTTGCTGTGGGTACTGGATAAAACGGTGACTGCCATGGGATCCAGGATGCTGAAAAAATGGCTTGAGCGGCCGCTTTTAAGCAGACAGGAAATCGAAAGGCGTCATGATATTGTTGATGGCTTTTATCAAGGGTTCATGGAACGTGATACACTGAGAGATACATTAAAATCTGTATATGACCTTGAACGTTTGGCAGGCCGTGTCGCATTCGGAAATGTGAATGCACGTGATCTGGTACAACTGAAACAATCATTGGAAAAAATTCCGGAGATTAAAGGTACCCTCCGACAGTTTGAACAGGCATATATTAAAGAACTGAGTGACAAGCTTGTTTTTCCGGAACATCTCGTATCACTGCTTGATACCAGTTTAATAGATGATCCGCCGATTTCCATTAAGGAAGGGTCGATTATTAAAACTGGCTACAACAAAAAACTGGATGATTACCGGGAAGCTTCACGCAATGGCAAACAATGGATTGCTGAGCTGGAACAGAAAGAAAAAAATGAAACCGGAATTAAATCGCTTAAAATCAGATATAATCGGGTGTTCGGATACTATATCGAGGTTACCAGGGCCAATCTGCATCTCGTACCGGATGGGCGCTATGAACGTAAACAAACATTGACAAATGCTGAACGGTATATCACGCCTGAACTGAAAGAAAAAGAGGAACTCATCCTGGAAGCTGAAGAAAAGAGCGTTGACCTGGAATATAATCTGTTTCTTGAAATTCGCGATCAGGTGAAAGAACTCATACCGGAGATTCAGCATCTGGCGGATACGGTAAGTAAAATTGATGTTCTGCAGGCATTTGCTACTGTCAGTGAAGCGAATAATTACGTGCGGCCATCGTTTGATGAAAATACGCTCTCCATTAAAAATGGACGCCATCCGGTAATTGAACAGGTCATGACAGATGGCTCGTATGTCCCGAATGATATTGAACTTAATCAATCTACTAATGTATTGCTGATTACCGGTCCGAACATGTCAGGGAAAAGTACGTACATGCGGCAGCTTGCACTGATTGCTATAATGGGACAAATTGGCTGTTTCGTGCCGTGTGATGAAGCGCAATTGCTATTGTTCGATCAGATTTTTACGCGTATCGGTGCCGCAGATGATCTCGTGTCCGGACAAAGTACATTCATGGTGGAGATGCTGGAGGCAAACCATGCAATTGCCAATGCCACTGAAAACAGTTTGATTTTATTCGATGAAATCGGACGAGGCACAAGCACATATGATGGAATGGCATTGGCACAATCAATTATTGAATTTATTCATAATCATATACATGCCAAAACATTATTTTCAACCCACTATCATGAATTAACAGCCCTTGAGGGGACACTGGATCACCTGAAAAACATTCATGTTCGGGCAGAGGAATACGAAGGAAAAGTGGTGTTTCTCCATCAGATTCAGGAAGGTGCTGCTGACAGGAGCTATGGTATCCATGTTGCGAAACTGGCGGAACTGCCTGATAAGTTGATAACCCGGGCAAACAATATTTTGCAGGAATTGGAAAAAAGTGATGATTCTGCCGAAGAGGCACACCCCGGACAATTATCATTTTTCGTGGAGGAAAATAAGCCAGAATCAAGAATTTTAAACACAAAACAGGAAAATAACGTTGTAAACGAATTAAAAGATTTGAATTTATTTGAAATGACACCGTTGGATGCGATGAATGAACTTTACCGGTTGCAAAAAGAAACTAAAAAGTAA